A stretch of DNA from Chitinispirillales bacterium ANBcel5:
ATACAACACTATTTTGCCCCCGTGTGCCAGTAGGCGATTTAGAATTTCGAGGTATCGGGGAGTCATTTTTACGGACCTGCTTACGATAAGATCATAGGTGGAAGTATGATCTGATGGTATCTCTTCTATTCTACTATCAAGAAAACCACAGTTATTCAGTTTAAGGTGTTCTGTTGCTTTCTTTAAAGAAGCGATCTTCTTTTTCTTTGAATCAAGCAGGGTGACATGTGATGTTTGATAGATAATAGCGATGGGAATTCCGGGCAAGCCACCCCCTGACCCAAAATCAAGTATCTTCTTATTTGAAAAATCGACCAACTTAAAGGCAAGCAACGAATCCAGAAAATGCAGTGTCCAGATATCCTCAGGATCGGTCTTTCTGCTGATTAAATTAACTTTTTGATTTTCCTCAAGCAACCACTGATAGTACAGTTCAAACTTCTCTAAGTACTGTTTGTAGTCATTGGGACAGAGGCTCTTTAAGAAGGCTGTGAATTGTTCTTTTTTCATATATAAAGGTATAGTGCCGCGTGTTTTCAGGAGGAGCGCTCATAAACGATTCGTCCATCAAGCACAGTCATCACAGCGGCCCCCTGAAGCTCCATTCCATCAAAAGCGGTGTTTTTTGATTTAGAGTAAAAGGATTGAGGGTCCACATGCCATTTAAGCTCAGGATCTATAACCGTCAAATCAGCAGCAGCACCGGTTGAAAGGTTCCCTCCAGTAAGGGAAAGTATTTTGTTTGGATTAAGAGCCATCTTTTCCACCATCTGTGATGGAGTTAAAAGCCCCTTTTTAACCAGCGCGGTAATGACGACACCAAGGGAAGTTTCAAGCCCCACGACACCAAAAGCTGCGGCATCAAACTCCACATCCTTTTCTTCAGAGTTATGAGGCGCATGGTCACTGGCAATCACATCAATAGTTCCATCACAAAGCCCTTCGATAACAGCATCTCTGTCAAGGGCGGTTCTAAGGGGTGGATTCATCTTTTTATTTGTATCGTACAGCCCTACATCTTCATCGGTGAGTGTAATATAATGAGGGCAAGTCTCAACCGTCACCCGTACCCCTCTTTTTTTGGCAGCTCTGATCAGACGAACGGCCCCTGCGGTAGAAACATGGGCAACATGAATTCTTGCGCCGGTATATTCAGCTAAAAGCAGATCGCGCATGACTCCAATGTCTTCAGCAATCACCGGTACCCCTCTGACA
This window harbors:
- the rsmG gene encoding 16S rRNA (guanine(527)-N(7))-methyltransferase RsmG produces the protein MKKEQFTAFLKSLCPNDYKQYLEKFELYYQWLLEENQKVNLISRKTDPEDIWTLHFLDSLLAFKLVDFSNKKILDFGSGGGLPGIPIAIIYQTSHVTLLDSKKKKIASLKKATEHLKLNNCGFLDSRIEEIPSDHTSTYDLIVSRSVKMTPRYLEILNRLLAHGGKIVLYKGPNLEDTANVKDAEIYDASMPEIGERNIVVINKKDLV
- a CDS encoding dihydroorotase, with translation MVKRANGSKMYLENINKPAQDIILTNGRIIDPENKMDQSADIVLSDGVIKEIGTDLHTKYPNALTKDVSGMWVVPGLMDMHVHLREPGREDKETIATGTQAAAAGGFTSVACMPNTTPVLDEESKIRYVIQRGEACPCKIHPVGAITKNLDGEELAPFGEMVNSGARAVSDDGKAVAKSNIMRNALNYSKSFDIPVICHSEDSTLSYKGHMNEGLVSTRLGVRGVPVIAEDIGVMRDLLLAEYTGARIHVAHVSTAGAVRLIRAAKKRGVRVTVETCPHYITLTDEDVGLYDTNKKMNPPLRTALDRDAVIEGLCDGTIDVIASDHAPHNSEEKDVEFDAAAFGVVGLETSLGVVITALVKKGLLTPSQMVEKMALNPNKILSLTGGNLSTGAAADLTVIDPELKWHVDPQSFYSKSKNTAFDGMELQGAAVMTVLDGRIVYERSS